A single window of Syntrophales bacterium DNA harbors:
- a CDS encoding MBL fold metallo-hydrolase, translating to MRRKVFYALISFVMIPFSTGFAKEKLDNQYPYIQFLGAAQSIGGSAILIDTGKTIFLIDYGLYYDKEDQQNNQAVLDNPEKLNFVLLTHAHIDHSGRLPLLYKNGFKGPVVGIDATKDIAGRMLDMSLGIAESQNTKLFDRINLNQMMDRFETADYGQIVSLSSDVEVRFNDAGHILGSAIIEIWIKRGNQKLKIVAGGDIGGRNVPILRDHAQINDANYVIVESTYGDSAKGQINYRPFENDVKKALVHGGSVLIPAFVLEKTQKVVAILCNMKIRGVIPSGTPIYSDSRTANDITSIYKRYSKYYDSDARNLVAKGQHPLSCEGLLEVSGKDALAAHGYHKPSIYLSSSGMLGHANSPKHLKAMISDPSNLLAIIGWQAPGTPGRKLQEGAKAIEITIEDWINGNFVTETFTMPVLMKIKKYDVFSSHADGCEIMKWLAGFKTVGKVFVIHGERDTTLSLADRITKYLRVPAMAPAKDYMETLSFDAGKVTTKKQKDMCKGMGRDGLQAGYLD from the coding sequence ATGAGAAGGAAGGTTTTTTATGCTCTGATTTCGTTTGTTATGATTCCTTTCTCCACAGGTTTTGCGAAAGAGAAGCTTGACAATCAATATCCATACATTCAGTTCCTCGGCGCCGCTCAATCCATTGGTGGCTCTGCGATCCTCATAGATACAGGAAAAACCATATTTCTGATCGACTATGGCCTCTACTACGACAAAGAAGATCAGCAAAATAACCAGGCGGTTTTGGATAATCCTGAAAAACTCAACTTTGTACTGCTAACTCACGCCCATATCGATCACTCAGGTAGGCTACCATTGCTGTATAAAAATGGTTTCAAAGGCCCGGTCGTCGGTATCGACGCCACTAAAGATATTGCCGGCCGTATGTTGGATATGAGCCTTGGCATCGCTGAAAGTCAAAACACCAAACTATTCGACCGCATCAACCTGAACCAGATGATGGATCGTTTTGAGACGGCTGACTACGGTCAGATTGTGTCGCTCTCGTCAGATGTTGAAGTTCGTTTTAACGACGCTGGCCACATCCTCGGATCTGCGATCATTGAGATCTGGATCAAGAGAGGCAATCAGAAGCTAAAAATAGTGGCGGGTGGGGACATAGGCGGGCGTAATGTCCCGATCCTTCGGGATCACGCACAGATCAACGATGCAAACTATGTCATTGTTGAATCAACTTACGGCGACAGTGCGAAGGGCCAAATTAACTACAGGCCCTTCGAGAACGACGTTAAGAAGGCCTTGGTTCACGGCGGCTCTGTTCTTATTCCCGCATTTGTTTTGGAAAAGACACAGAAGGTCGTTGCAATACTTTGCAACATGAAGATAAGGGGTGTCATCCCGTCTGGGACCCCTATCTATTCAGACAGTAGAACGGCCAACGACATCACGAGTATCTACAAGAGATATTCTAAATACTACGACAGCGACGCCAGAAACCTCGTTGCGAAGGGACAGCATCCGCTCAGTTGCGAGGGCCTGCTGGAAGTGTCCGGTAAAGATGCCTTAGCCGCTCATGGTTATCATAAGCCATCGATATACTTAAGCTCAAGCGGCATGCTCGGACACGCCAACAGCCCCAAACACTTGAAGGCAATGATTTCCGACCCATCGAACCTCTTGGCTATTATTGGCTGGCAGGCTCCAGGAACCCCTGGAAGGAAGCTCCAAGAGGGAGCCAAGGCAATCGAAATCACCATCGAAGACTGGATTAATGGAAATTTTGTTACTGAAACATTTACCATGCCAGTACTTATGAAGATCAAGAAATATGACGTCTTCTCTTCTCACGCTGACGGTTGCGAGATTATGAAATGGCTGGCAGGCTTTAAAACCGTTGGCAAGGTTTTTGTAATCCATGGAGAGCGAGACACCACCTTGAGTCTGGCTGATAGAATAACGAAATATCTGAGAGTTCCGGCAATGGCGCCGGCAAAAGATTATATGGAGACATTGAGTTTCGATGCAGGCAAGGTTACAACCAAGAAACAAAAAGATATGTGCAAGGGAATGGGGCGAGATGGATTACAGGCAGGATACCTTGATTAA
- a CDS encoding helix-turn-helix domain-containing protein codes for MSDKLELLRGSGNVFSDFGRTDAGLEQARAILAAEVIRMLDTRGLSTRDAEKLTGVAHSEFSRIRNAKLDRFTLDRMIAILGKLDENVEVSITFHPRRCETCDRPNI; via the coding sequence ATGAGCGACAAATTAGAACTACTTCGCGGCAGCGGCAATGTATTTTCCGACTTTGGCCGTACAGATGCAGGATTAGAGCAGGCTCGCGCCATTCTTGCGGCGGAGGTCATCCGCATGCTTGACACACGTGGCCTTTCAACACGCGATGCCGAAAAACTGACGGGCGTAGCCCATTCGGAGTTTTCGCGCATTCGCAATGCAAAACTTGACCGCTTTACCCTTGACAGGATGATAGCTATTCTCGGCAAGCTCGATGAGAATGTTGAGGTGAGTATAACTTTCCATCCTCGTCGTTGCGAAACCTGCGATAGGCCGAACATTTGA
- a CDS encoding type II toxin-antitoxin system RelE/ParE family toxin: MKNTRPVSWIKAARKDFDEFPENVQRDMLAALTIAAEGEKSDNVKPFKGVAGGVFQIALRHRGDAFRVIYAVKIGHDIWVIHAFQKKSKTGIKTPQMEIDIIRQRLKQLQEALK, encoded by the coding sequence ATGAAAAACACTCGACCCGTTTCGTGGATTAAGGCAGCAAGGAAAGACTTCGATGAATTTCCTGAGAATGTACAACGTGACATGCTCGCTGCTCTCACTATTGCTGCCGAGGGGGAAAAATCCGACAACGTCAAACCTTTCAAGGGCGTTGCCGGCGGCGTGTTTCAAATCGCACTTCGGCATCGTGGGGATGCCTTTCGTGTCATTTACGCCGTGAAAATCGGCCATGATATTTGGGTGATTCACGCCTTTCAAAAGAAATCGAAGACAGGGATCAAGACACCTCAAATGGAGATCGACATCATCCGCCAACGCTTAAAGCAACTGCAGGAGGCCCTGAAATGA
- a CDS encoding DUF1016 N-terminal domain-containing protein: protein MRQAAGALAANSELISLYYDLGAQIVERENNARWGSGFIDAFSRDLKKEFPGIAGFSAKNLRYLPGLLPVLL, encoded by the coding sequence ATGCGGCAGGCGGCGGGTGCGCTGGCGGCCAACAGCGAGCTGATTTCGCTTTATTATGATCTTGGCGCGCAAATAGTCGAACGCGAAAACAATGCCCGCTGGGGCAGCGGCTTCATTGATGCGTTCAGCCGCGATCTAAAAAAGGAATTTCCGGGAATTGCGGGGTTTTCAGCAAAAAACTTGCGCTATTTGCCGGGCCTTCTTCCGGTTTTACTGTGA